From Firmicutes bacterium HGW-Firmicutes-1, one genomic window encodes:
- a CDS encoding spermidine/putrescine ABC transporter ATP-binding protein translates to MIEYLIQLNNISKSYENHVVLDHLNLSIRKNEFLTLLGPSGCGKTTTLRMIGGFEMPDSGNIIFDNIDITKIPPYKRNINTVFQKYALFQHLNIYENVAFGLRIQKMSEAKIREKVSSTLKLVNLDGFEKRDISSLSGGQQQRVAIARAVVNEPEVLLLDEPLGALDLKLRKEMQIELKKWQQELGITFVYVTHDQEEALAMSDTVVVLNNGIIQQMGIPEHIYNEPSNAFVADFIGESNIIDGIMKKDYVVQFLNTDFQCTDLGFKADEIVDVVIRPEDVEIVNPENAMIIGKVTSVIFKGVHFEMTITTGDFTWLVQSTLQHPVGSEVGIRVIPFNIHVMKKVV, encoded by the coding sequence ATGATAGAATATTTGATTCAGTTAAACAATATCAGCAAATCATATGAAAATCATGTGGTTCTTGATCACCTAAATCTTTCTATACGAAAAAATGAATTCTTAACGCTTCTTGGTCCAAGTGGATGCGGAAAAACGACTACCCTTAGAATGATTGGCGGATTTGAAATGCCTGATTCTGGAAATATTATTTTTGACAATATAGATATCACAAAAATCCCACCTTATAAACGAAATATAAATACGGTTTTTCAAAAATATGCCCTTTTTCAACATTTGAATATTTATGAAAATGTTGCTTTTGGTTTAAGAATACAGAAAATGAGCGAAGCAAAAATCAGAGAAAAAGTATCCTCTACCTTAAAGTTAGTTAATTTAGATGGCTTTGAAAAACGTGATATCAGCTCTTTAAGTGGTGGTCAGCAACAACGTGTTGCCATTGCACGTGCAGTCGTAAATGAGCCCGAAGTTCTATTATTAGATGAACCCCTTGGAGCTCTTGACTTAAAGTTAAGAAAAGAAATGCAAATCGAATTAAAAAAATGGCAACAAGAATTAGGCATTACCTTTGTTTATGTTACTCACGACCAAGAAGAAGCATTGGCTATGTCAGATACTGTCGTAGTACTCAACAATGGGATCATACAGCAAATGGGCATTCCAGAGCATATTTATAATGAACCTTCCAATGCCTTTGTTGCTGATTTTATAGGAGAAAGTAATATTATAGATGGTATTATGAAAAAAGACTATGTTGTACAATTCTTAAATACTGATTTCCAGTGTACTGACTTAGGCTTCAAGGCAGACGAAATCGTTGATGTTGTCATTCGTCCAGAAGATGTTGAGATTGTAAATCCAGAAAATGCTATGATTATTGGTAAAGTTACCTCCGTCATCTTTAAAGGTGTCCATTTTGAAATGACAATCACAACTGGTGATTTTACTTGGCTAGTACAAAGTACATTGCAACACCCTGTCGGCTCGGAGGTTGGCATAAGAGTGATTCCTTTTAACATCCATGTCATGAAAAAGGTGGTGTAA
- a CDS encoding ABC transporter permease encodes MILYYGITIKNIDGSIALSFSNLKKVFEPVYLKAMTRSMIYAGSSTIICLILAYPLALILSKNNSSKSSILFLFILPMWMNFLLRTYAWMSLLETNNGFLNTLLKYIHLPTIQIMNTKYAIILGMVYNFLPFMVLPIYNVLVKIDKSVLEAASDLGANSLLRFRKVILPLSIPGIVSGISMVFMPAVTSFVIPNLLGGGKINLIGNLIEQQFMQSYNWYFGSSLSLILMIIILISMSIVSKFESEDKGVALW; translated from the coding sequence ATGATCCTTTATTATGGAATAACAATTAAAAATATTGATGGAAGTATCGCTCTATCCTTTAGCAATCTTAAAAAGGTTTTTGAACCCGTGTATCTAAAGGCCATGACACGTTCAATGATATATGCTGGATCTAGTACAATCATATGTCTTATACTAGCTTATCCACTTGCACTTATTTTATCTAAAAACAACTCAAGTAAGTCCTCCATACTTTTTCTATTTATTCTTCCAATGTGGATGAACTTTTTACTTAGAACTTATGCTTGGATGTCCTTACTTGAAACAAATAATGGCTTTTTAAATACCTTATTAAAATATATCCACTTACCAACTATTCAAATTATGAATACTAAATACGCAATCATATTAGGTATGGTATACAACTTCTTACCTTTTATGGTTTTACCGATCTATAATGTATTGGTTAAGATTGATAAATCTGTTTTAGAAGCAGCAAGTGACTTAGGTGCCAATAGCTTACTTCGTTTTAGAAAAGTAATATTGCCCTTAAGCATTCCTGGCATCGTAAGCGGAATATCTATGGTATTTATGCCTGCAGTTACATCCTTTGTTATTCCCAACCTTTTAGGCGGTGGAAAAATCAACCTAATCGGTAATCTTATTGAACAACAATTTATGCAATCCTATAATTGGTACTTTGGTTCTTCCCTCTCATTAATACTAATGATCATTATTCTAATTAGCATGTCTATTGTATCAAAATTTGAAAGTGAGGATAAGGGGGTTGCATTATGGTAA
- a CDS encoding spermidine/putrescine ABC transporter permease has product MVIKLLKLGHYIFEKLYVILIFIFLYAPIITLIVFSFNDSKSRAKWTGFTFKWYETMFNDPIIMSSLYYTLIIALLSAIIATVIGTFAAIGIFSMKTTYKKTIMNFTYLPVLNPDIVTGIALMLFFIAIGLKTGLRLGFTTMLLAHITFCIPYVILCVMPKLKQLNNSVYEAAIDLGATPLQALYKVILPEISPGVITGMLLAFTLSLDDFVISYFTTGNGVSNLSITIYSMTRRGVKPEINALSTIMFLAVLILLLIVNGRMSKNNKSTKQIQSY; this is encoded by the coding sequence ATGGTAATAAAGCTACTTAAACTCGGTCATTATATCTTTGAAAAGTTATATGTCATACTGATCTTCATTTTTCTATATGCTCCAATCATTACTCTGATTGTATTTTCATTTAATGATTCTAAATCAAGAGCAAAATGGACTGGATTTACTTTTAAATGGTATGAAACAATGTTTAATGATCCAATTATTATGTCTTCTTTGTATTATACTTTGATCATTGCCTTGCTATCGGCAATCATAGCAACCGTAATTGGTACCTTTGCAGCCATTGGTATTTTTTCAATGAAAACTACATATAAAAAGACAATAATGAACTTTACATACCTACCAGTATTAAACCCAGATATCGTAACAGGTATAGCACTTATGTTATTTTTCATAGCCATTGGGCTAAAAACTGGTTTAAGGCTTGGCTTTACTACTATGCTCCTAGCCCATATAACCTTCTGCATTCCATATGTAATATTGTGTGTAATGCCAAAATTAAAGCAGTTAAATAATAGCGTATATGAAGCAGCCATTGATCTTGGAGCAACTCCGTTGCAGGCTTTATACAAAGTTATTTTACCTGAAATTTCACCTGGCGTTATTACTGGAATGCTACTAGCCTTTACTTTGTCACTAGATGATTTTGTAATTAGCTATTTTACAACAGGAAATGGAGTTTCAAATTTATCTATTACCATCTATTCTATGACTAGACGTGGTGTGAAACCGGAAATAAATGCTCTATCAACTATTATGTTTTTAGCAGTGTTGATCTTATTACTCATTGTAAATGGTCGAATGAGCAAGAATAATAAATCAACAAAGCAAATACAATCCTACTAA
- a CDS encoding spermidine/putrescine ABC transporter substrate-binding protein: protein MKKIIVILLIICQSFLMLTGCNQNASSNDASNVTINVYNWGDYIAPNVIEKFTQQTGIEVIYETFDTNESMYTKLKSGAVNYDVLFPSDYMIQKLISEDLLYPLNKNNLPNYSYIEDNFRNLAFDVGNVYSIPYTWGTVGILYNTTMVDEPVDSWDILWNEKYANSIIMQNSVRDTFGIALKKLGYSINTINKEEVEQAKELLIQQKPLVSAYVIDEVKDKMIGNEAALAVIYSGEAQYTYSQNSDLAYVVPKEGSNVWVDAMCIPNSSKHKEAAEKFINYLCESDIAYLNASYIYYGSPHSGAKEMLAPEILENQALYPSQEIIDRCEVYIDLGTEMNQFYDEKWTELKGE, encoded by the coding sequence ATGAAAAAAATCATTGTAATACTTCTAATTATTTGTCAATCTTTCTTAATGTTAACAGGATGTAATCAAAACGCATCATCAAACGATGCTTCAAATGTTACAATAAATGTCTACAACTGGGGAGACTATATTGCTCCCAATGTGATAGAAAAATTCACACAACAAACAGGTATTGAAGTAATCTACGAAACATTTGATACCAATGAATCAATGTATACAAAGCTAAAATCAGGTGCAGTTAACTATGATGTACTATTCCCTTCTGACTATATGATTCAAAAGCTAATAAGCGAGGACTTGTTGTATCCTCTAAACAAAAATAATCTTCCAAATTATTCATATATTGAAGATAATTTTAGAAACTTAGCCTTTGATGTAGGCAACGTATATTCCATACCATATACATGGGGTACTGTTGGGATCTTATATAATACAACGATGGTCGATGAGCCAGTTGACAGCTGGGATATTTTATGGAATGAAAAATATGCAAATTCAATCATAATGCAAAATAGTGTTAGAGATACGTTTGGAATTGCTTTGAAAAAGCTAGGATATTCTATAAATACAATCAACAAAGAAGAAGTAGAACAAGCTAAAGAGCTTCTTATTCAACAAAAGCCATTGGTATCTGCTTATGTAATCGATGAAGTTAAGGATAAAATGATTGGAAATGAAGCCGCACTTGCTGTAATTTATTCAGGCGAAGCCCAATATACATATTCACAAAACTCTGACCTAGCATATGTAGTTCCTAAGGAAGGTAGCAATGTATGGGTAGATGCAATGTGTATCCCTAATTCCTCCAAACACAAAGAGGCTGCAGAAAAATTTATCAATTATTTGTGTGAATCAGATATCGCTTATTTAAATGCTAGTTACATATACTATGGTTCACCCCATTCTGGAGCAAAAGAAATGTTGGCCCCTGAAATACTTGAAAATCAAGCACTTTATCCATCACAAGAAATCATTGATAGATGTGAAGTATATATTGATCTAGGAACTGAAATGAATCAATTTTATGATGAGAAATGGACTGAACTAAAAGGTGAGTAA
- the lepB gene encoding signal peptidase I, translating to MNNKNKIFKEILDYVKVIVIAIVIATLISTQVFTFSQVQQKSMEQTLIENDAILIEKISLLFHEPKIGEIVVLLEGVEVNNSFFGKIERLYVDLYNKFRKVEFENRLVKRVIGLPGDMIDIKEGKVFVNDVALVEPYVTSETDAKGMEVPFTVQPGQVFVLGDNRAVSMDSREFGCVDLKQIEGIAVFRIYPLNKIGVLE from the coding sequence ATGAACAATAAAAATAAAATATTTAAAGAAATACTTGACTATGTAAAGGTCATTGTAATAGCAATTGTAATAGCTACACTTATAAGCACGCAAGTGTTTACCTTCTCACAGGTTCAACAGAAATCTATGGAACAGACTCTAATTGAAAATGATGCAATCCTAATAGAAAAGATATCATTGCTTTTTCATGAACCTAAGATTGGGGAAATAGTAGTGTTGCTTGAAGGTGTAGAAGTCAATAATTCATTTTTTGGTAAAATAGAAAGATTGTATGTTGATTTGTATAACAAGTTTCGAAAGGTAGAATTTGAAAACAGACTCGTGAAACGTGTTATTGGTCTTCCAGGTGATATGATTGATATAAAAGAAGGCAAAGTATTTGTGAATGATGTAGCGCTAGTTGAACCCTATGTTACGAGTGAAACAGATGCGAAGGGTATGGAAGTGCCATTTACAGTTCAACCTGGACAGGTTTTTGTATTAGGGGATAATCGTGCGGTAAGCATGGATAGCAGAGAATTTGGTTGTGTAGATTTAAAGCAGATCGAAGGAATTGCAGTTTTTAGAATTTATCCACTGAATAAGATTGGAGTTTTAGAATAA
- a CDS encoding tRNA preQ1(34) S-adenosylmethionine ribosyltransferase-isomerase QueA: MNLSDFTFELPEELIAQEPLQERSDSRLLVLDRNNKTIEHKIFKDIVEYLNEGDCLVLNNTRVIPARLMGEKLNTQAKMEFLLLKRLQNDQWEVMVRPGKKAKVHDQFIFGNGLLRATVLEIIEGGNRIVQFEYDGIFEEVLDALGEMPLPPYITKQLQDKERYQTVYSKHKGSSAAPTAGLHFTAELMGKILAKGIKIAYVTLHVGLGTFRPVKVNNILEHTMHSEYFWIDFDQAQIINDTKRKGGKIIAVGTTSSRVLESVSNEEGFVEEKKGNTDIFIYPGYRFKVVDALITNFHLPESTLMMLVSAFADREFILKAYNEAIHEQYRFFSFGDAMFIK, from the coding sequence ATGAATTTAAGCGATTTTACTTTTGAATTACCAGAAGAGCTCATTGCACAAGAGCCTTTGCAAGAAAGATCAGATTCAAGGCTACTTGTTTTAGATAGAAACAACAAAACCATAGAACATAAGATTTTTAAAGATATTGTTGAATATTTAAATGAGGGTGATTGTCTTGTTCTTAATAATACAAGAGTTATTCCAGCAAGACTAATGGGTGAGAAGTTAAATACACAAGCTAAAATGGAATTCCTACTTCTTAAGAGATTACAAAATGATCAATGGGAGGTAATGGTTAGGCCTGGTAAAAAAGCCAAGGTACATGATCAATTTATTTTTGGCAATGGCTTATTAAGAGCTACAGTACTAGAGATTATTGAAGGCGGAAATCGTATCGTTCAGTTTGAATATGATGGTATTTTTGAGGAGGTATTAGATGCTTTAGGTGAAATGCCTTTACCACCATATATTACGAAGCAACTGCAAGATAAAGAACGCTATCAGACCGTTTATTCAAAGCATAAGGGATCATCAGCTGCCCCCACAGCAGGTTTGCATTTCACTGCCGAATTAATGGGTAAAATATTGGCTAAAGGCATAAAGATAGCTTATGTTACATTACACGTAGGTCTTGGAACTTTTCGTCCAGTTAAGGTGAATAATATTTTAGAACATACTATGCATTCTGAGTATTTTTGGATTGATTTTGATCAAGCGCAAATTATCAATGACACGAAAAGAAAAGGTGGAAAGATAATTGCAGTTGGTACTACTAGTTCAAGGGTATTAGAATCAGTCAGTAATGAAGAAGGTTTTGTTGAAGAAAAAAAGGGTAATACTGATATTTTTATTTATCCTGGCTATAGATTTAAAGTAGTAGATGCACTTATTACCAATTTTCACTTGCCTGAATCGACCCTAATGATGCTTGTTAGCGCTTTTGCAGATAGAGAATTTATTCTAAAAGCTTATAACGAAGCTATTCATGAGCAGTATCGTTTTTTTAGTTTTGGTGATGCCATGTTTATAAAATAA
- a CDS encoding phenylalanine--tRNA ligase subunit beta — protein sequence MNVPMKWLTDYVDIDCDIVTFTDAMTMSGSKVEGYEKLGEDIDLVVVGKILEIKQHPDADKLVITQVDVGSEVIQIVTGANNINVNDYIPVAINGASLPGGMKIKNGKLRGVESNGMLCSIEELGFTKEEYPDAPEHGIFIFDQPYELGMDVKKIFGLDDIVVEYEVTSNRPDCFSVLGLAREAAATFHKEFKYPEMIYEEVKGNPGDYATVTIENEKLCPRYIGKIVQDVKIQPSPRWLQQKLRAAGVRPINNIVDITNFIMIEMGQPMHAFDVETLEDKKIIVRTAKDGEKIITLDNEERTLDTSMLVIADAKKPIAVAGVIGGNNTKITEKTTTILFEAANFEGTSIRLTSKKLGIRTDASTKYEKYLDPNNVEAATNRACQLVAMLGAGKVVEGIIDVYPLKRLPMTITYNADNINRLLGTDISEADIVDSFKRLEFIVNQEAKTVTVPTFRPDLSHEADLAEEVARLYGYDKIPVTLATGTPTVGKKSFKQKIEDITHIVMEDCGLSEAMTYSFESPKVFNKLNIPEGHELRNTVAISNPLGEDFSNMRTTTVNGILNALATNFNRRNEAAKLYELGTIYLPKSLPLVELPKEQLKLTIGMYGCCDFYDAKGVIETLIEKLGFIDKISYDPKIEVPFLHPGRRAGILINGSKELGYIGEVHPSVADQYEIGERAYIAVVDMALIVKNANLDHSYQQIAKYPAVNRDIAFLVKDEVIVQDIENILKQRCGKILENYKLFDVYKGSQIEEGYKSIAYSLVFRANDHTLSEKEINKVMSKVVNGLEFDLGAKLRQ from the coding sequence ATGAATGTTCCAATGAAGTGGTTAACAGATTATGTTGATATAGATTGTGATATTGTAACCTTTACAGATGCAATGACGATGTCAGGCTCTAAGGTTGAAGGCTATGAAAAGCTTGGTGAGGATATTGATTTGGTTGTGGTTGGTAAAATTCTTGAAATCAAACAACATCCTGATGCAGATAAATTAGTGATTACACAAGTAGACGTAGGTAGCGAGGTTATTCAAATTGTAACAGGTGCCAATAATATTAATGTGAACGATTATATCCCAGTTGCTATTAATGGAGCTTCCCTTCCAGGAGGTATGAAAATAAAAAATGGTAAGCTTAGAGGAGTGGAGTCTAATGGAATGCTTTGTTCCATCGAAGAGTTAGGCTTTACAAAAGAAGAGTATCCAGATGCACCAGAGCATGGAATATTTATTTTTGATCAACCCTATGAGCTTGGTATGGATGTAAAGAAAATATTTGGATTAGATGATATTGTTGTAGAATATGAAGTGACTTCCAATAGACCAGATTGTTTTAGCGTTTTAGGACTTGCAAGAGAAGCGGCAGCAACCTTTCATAAAGAATTTAAATATCCTGAGATGATTTATGAAGAAGTGAAAGGAAATCCAGGGGATTATGCTACTGTAACGATTGAAAATGAAAAGCTATGTCCTCGATATATTGGTAAGATCGTTCAAGATGTTAAAATTCAGCCATCTCCAAGATGGTTACAACAGAAACTAAGAGCAGCAGGTGTTAGACCAATTAACAATATCGTAGATATTACGAACTTCATAATGATTGAAATGGGTCAACCGATGCATGCTTTTGATGTAGAGACTTTAGAAGACAAAAAAATTATTGTCAGAACAGCTAAAGATGGGGAAAAAATAATAACTCTAGACAATGAAGAACGAACACTTGATACTTCCATGCTCGTTATTGCAGATGCAAAAAAACCCATAGCTGTTGCTGGGGTGATTGGTGGAAACAACACAAAAATAACAGAAAAGACAACTACTATTTTATTTGAAGCTGCAAACTTTGAAGGAACAAGTATAAGATTAACTTCGAAAAAATTAGGTATAAGGACAGATGCCTCGACGAAGTATGAAAAATATTTGGATCCTAATAATGTGGAAGCAGCAACGAACAGAGCTTGCCAATTAGTCGCAATGCTTGGAGCAGGAAAAGTAGTTGAAGGCATCATTGATGTTTATCCATTAAAAAGATTACCTATGACGATCACTTATAACGCTGATAATATTAACAGACTCCTTGGGACTGATATTTCAGAAGCTGATATAGTGGATAGCTTTAAGAGATTAGAGTTTATCGTTAATCAAGAAGCTAAAACTGTAACAGTACCTACCTTTAGACCAGATTTAAGCCATGAAGCTGATTTAGCTGAAGAGGTTGCAAGGTTATATGGATATGACAAAATACCAGTTACACTTGCAACTGGAACTCCAACTGTTGGTAAGAAGAGCTTCAAGCAAAAAATAGAAGATATAACGCATATCGTTATGGAGGATTGTGGACTAAGTGAAGCAATGACTTATTCTTTCGAAAGTCCTAAGGTATTCAATAAATTAAACATCCCAGAAGGTCATGAACTCAGAAATACTGTCGCTATTTCTAATCCGTTAGGGGAAGATTTTAGTAATATGAGAACGACTACAGTGAACGGGATCCTAAATGCACTTGCTACAAATTTTAATAGAAGAAATGAAGCAGCAAAATTGTATGAGCTAGGTACAATTTATTTGCCTAAAAGCTTACCACTTGTAGAGTTACCAAAAGAGCAATTAAAGCTTACGATTGGTATGTATGGTTGTTGTGATTTTTATGATGCAAAAGGGGTTATTGAAACGCTGATTGAAAAGCTAGGATTTATTGATAAGATTTCCTATGATCCTAAAATTGAAGTTCCATTTTTACATCCAGGACGTAGAGCGGGGATATTAATAAATGGCAGCAAGGAATTAGGATATATCGGAGAGGTTCATCCTTCTGTTGCAGATCAATATGAAATAGGTGAAAGAGCCTATATTGCAGTAGTTGATATGGCTTTGATTGTAAAGAATGCAAATCTAGATCATTCCTATCAACAAATTGCAAAATATCCTGCAGTGAATAGAGACATTGCATTTTTGGTAAAGGATGAAGTGATTGTTCAAGATATCGAAAACATCCTTAAGCAACGCTGTGGGAAAATACTTGAAAATTATAAACTGTTTGATGTTTACAAGGGTTCACAAATAGAAGAAGGCTATAAATCCATTGCGTATTCCTTAGTCTTTAGGGCAAATGATCATACATTAAGTGAAAAAGAAATCAATAAAGTAATGAGTAAGGTTGTCAATGGACTGGAATTTGACTTAGGTGCTAAGTTAAGACAATAA
- a CDS encoding phenylalanine--tRNA ligase subunit alpha, protein MIAKLQEIKDGAIKNISEVTDLKKLDEIRVAFLGKKGELTSVLRGMKDLTDEERPHIGKLANEVRELIEEELEKAKTALSGSAREHQLKTEFIDVTMPAKRASIGHRHPMNVVLDDLKNIFIGMGYSIAEGPEIENDYYNFEALNIPENHAARDEQDTFYINKDIMLRTATSPVQVRVMENNKPPIRIIAPGRVYRSDEVDATHSPVFHQVEGLVIDKGVTMADLKGALAEFARELYGEKVKVKFRPHYFPFTEPSAEMDVSCVMCGGEGCRVCKGSGWIEVLGCGMVHPKVLEMSGIDSTIYSGFAFGMGLERITMLRYGIEDLRLFYENDIRFLKQF, encoded by the coding sequence ATGATAGCTAAATTGCAAGAAATAAAAGATGGTGCAATAAAGAATATTTCAGAAGTTACAGATCTTAAAAAGCTTGACGAAATCCGTGTTGCTTTTTTAGGTAAGAAAGGTGAGCTTACAAGTGTTTTAAGAGGTATGAAGGATTTAACTGATGAAGAGAGACCTCATATTGGTAAATTAGCAAATGAGGTTAGAGAACTTATTGAGGAAGAACTTGAAAAAGCTAAGACGGCTTTAAGTGGATCTGCCAGAGAGCATCAACTAAAAACTGAGTTTATTGATGTAACTATGCCAGCAAAAAGAGCTAGTATTGGACATAGACATCCGATGAATGTTGTTTTAGATGACTTGAAAAATATTTTTATAGGTATGGGCTATTCTATTGCAGAAGGACCTGAAATTGAAAATGATTATTATAATTTTGAGGCACTTAATATTCCAGAAAACCATGCAGCTAGAGACGAACAAGATACTTTTTATATCAATAAAGACATCATGCTTCGTACAGCAACATCTCCTGTTCAAGTAAGAGTTATGGAAAACAATAAGCCGCCAATCAGAATTATTGCACCAGGTAGGGTTTATCGTTCTGATGAAGTAGATGCAACCCATTCTCCTGTATTTCATCAAGTTGAAGGACTTGTAATTGATAAGGGAGTAACAATGGCGGACCTAAAAGGTGCTTTAGCGGAATTTGCAAGAGAATTATATGGTGAAAAGGTGAAGGTTAAATTTAGACCCCATTATTTCCCTTTTACAGAACCAAGTGCAGAAATGGATGTTTCTTGTGTTATGTGTGGTGGAGAAGGTTGTCGCGTATGTAAAGGATCAGGTTGGATTGAAGTACTAGGCTGCGGGATGGTACATCCTAAGGTGTTAGAAATGTCAGGTATTGATTCAACGATATATAGTGGCTTTGCCTTTGGAATGGGACTTGAACGTATTACTATGCTTAGATACGGTATAGAGGACTTGAGACTCTTTTATGAAAATGACATTAGGTTTTTAAAACAATTTTAA